A genomic stretch from Neodiprion fabricii isolate iyNeoFabr1 chromosome 3, iyNeoFabr1.1, whole genome shotgun sequence includes:
- the LOC124178377 gene encoding uncharacterized protein LOC124178377 translates to MMYPLSVGVDLVEGCNDEPEKTSYLLRTLGLLSIESIKKKRSDRADHKRQMSTFFHQADDLQLLGDNEIDFFGISWLIEGRWGRHCPFVDWAHPASQAPEDLGAAYSPNY, encoded by the exons ATGATGTATCCTCTCAGCGTTGGCGTTGATTTGGTGGAGGGCTGCAATGATGAACCAGAGAAGACTTCT TACCTGTTGAGGACTCTGGGGCTGCTCAGCATCGAgtctattaaaaaaaaacgaagcgaCAGGGCCGATCATAAGCGGCAAATGagtactttttttcatcaggcTGATGAtctccaacttctcggtgacaATGAGATAGATTTTTTCGGGATCAGTTGGCTGATCGAGGGGCGGTGGGGGCGACACTGCCCCTTTGTGGATTGGGCTCATCCGGCGTCGCAAGCGCCGGAGGACCTCGGGGCGGCTTACAGCCCCAATTACTAA